TGATATCAAAATCCAATACATTTTCAAGTTGGTGATCTTGAGTAGTTGTATTATGATTTGGCTCTGTTTTCGCTTTTTCCGGTTTGTATAGAATTGATGACAAGTCTAAACCATTTGCTTTATAATGTTTGATGGCTTTGTTCACATTTAATTTTTGTGACTGGCCTACCATTTCTTTTAAAGTTCTGAAACCTAACTGCGCCATGATTTCTCTTAACTCTTCAGCAATAAAATACATGAAGTTGATTACGTGCTCTGGAGTTCCTTTGAAATTTTTTCTCAATTCAGGATCCTGAGTTGCAATACCAACTGGGCAAGTATTTAAGTGACAAGCTCTCATCATGATACATCCAGAAGCTACAAGCGGAGCAGTTGCAAATCCGAATTCTTCAGCTCCTAATAAAGCTGCAATCGCAACGTCACGACCTGTTTTTAACTGTCCGTCACACTCTAAAACTACACGGCTTCTTAAGTCGTTAAGAATCAAAGTTTGTTGTGCTTCAGCTAAACCAAGTTCCCATGGAATACCTGTATGTTGTAAAGATGTTAATGGTGCAGCTCCCGTTCCTCCGTCGTAACCTGAAATTAAGATTACGTCAGCTTTTGCTTTGGCAACACCGGCGGCGATGGTTCCAACTCCAACTTCAGAAACTAATTTTACGTTAATACGAGCTTCACGGTTTGCATTTTTCAAATCGTAAATCAACTGAGATAAATCCTCAATTGAGTAAATATCGTGGTGAGGAGGAGGCGAAATTAAACCTACATAAGGCGTAGAGTTTCTAGTTTCAGCAATCCAAGGCACAACTTTTTCTCCAGGCAACTGTCCACCTTCACCAGGTTTTGCTCCTTGAGCCATTTTGATTTGGATTTCTTTAGCGTTTGTCAAATAGTTGATCGAAACACCAAAACGTCCTGACGCCACTTGCTTAATTGCAGAGTTTCTAGAATCTCCGTTAATTTCTTTTTGGAAACGTTTTGGATCTTCTCCACCTTCTCCAGAGTTACTTTTTCCGCCAATTCTGTTCATGGCAATCGCTAAATTCTCGTGTGCTTCTCTAGAAATAGATCCGTAAGACATTGCACCCGTTTTGAATTTCTTTACAATTTCTGTCCAAGGTTCTACTTCATCAATAGAAATTGGATCTAAATTATTAAATTCAAATAAACCTCTAATTGTCATTAAGTTTGAGCTTTGCTCGTTAACGGCATTAGAGTATTCTTTATAACTTTCTGGGCTGTTTAAACGAACCGCTTGTTGTAATTTAGAAATAGTGGTTGGGTTGAACATGTGTTTTTCGCCACCACGTCTCCATCTGTAAATACCTCCAATTTCAAGAGAAAGCAAGTTTGCAATTTTTGAATTTGGGAAAGCTTTTTGGAAACGTTTTTTAACCTCTTTTTCCACTTCCATTAAACCAATACCTTCAATTCTTGATGGCGTGTAAGGGAAGTATTTAGATGTAAATGTTTTGTTTAATCCTAAAATCTCGAAAATCTGAGCAGCTCTGTACGAATGTAAAGTAGAGATACCAATTTTGTTCATGATTTTTACGATTCCTTTTGCAATCGCTTTGTTGTAGTTTACAACAGCGTAATCCGCTTTTACTTTTGTAATGAAACCTTTTTCAACTTGATCGTGAATGATTTCGTTTACCATGTAAGGGTTGATGGCACTTGCACCGTATCCAAACAATAAAGCAAAATGATGAGGTTCTCTAGGTTCAGCAGATTCGATGATGATTCCGAATTTAGAACGAACCTGTAAAATGTTCAAAGAGTGATGAATATAAGAACAAGCCAATAACATTGGAATTGGAGCTAATTCTTCGCTCACACCTCTATCAGATAAGATAATGATGTTGCATCCTTCTTCAACTGCTTTAAAAGTAGCCTGAACACATTTTTCAAGAGCACGCTCTAAACCGTTAACTCCTTTTTCTATTTTATATAAAGTAGAAATAGTAGCCGATTTGAAATCTGGGTGATCTATATTTCTGATTTTATCCAAATCTTCGTTAGAAACAACTGGGTTTTGGATTTTTAATTTTTTACATTGTTTCGATTCAATTTCGAAAATATTGAAATCTCCGCCAATCGCTAAACTGATATCAGTAATAATTTCTTCACGAATACCATCCAACGGCGGGTTAGTAACCTGAGCAAACAATTGTTTGAAGTAATTGTACAACAATTGAGGCTGATCAGATAAAACAGCTAAAGGCGTGTCATTACCCATAGAACTGATTGCTTCAGCTCCGTCGCTACCCATTGGGTTGATGATCGTTTTTAAATCTTCAATTGTGTAACCAAACAAACGCTG
This portion of the Flavobacterium panacagri genome encodes:
- the gltB gene encoding glutamate synthase large subunit — translated: MRVKEQGLYLPEFEHDNCGAGFICNLNGIKSNDIIHKALDILIKLEHRGAVSSDGRTGDGAGILFDIPHDFFKKVCDFEIPEAREYAVGMVFLPKSKNQVSFCINAFEATIKDQNLKVLGWRDVPVDVENLGEIAAEKEPTIKQVFVSKNGQDLTEQEFNAKLFAARKIAEHAVRGSKTSESHMFYFTSLSTTTIIYKGLLMPEDISRYYIDLKDPDLVTRLALVHQRFSTNTFPSWDLAQPFRYMCHNGEINTLRGNVSRMRAREELMQSKVFGDDIKKLFPIILEGKSDSASMDMVVELLLMTGRSLPEAMMMVVPEAWEKHQTMSPEKRAFYEYNACIMEPWDGPASIPFTDGNVIGALLDRNGLRPSRYTLTKSGFVIMSSEIGVLDIDPEDVIQHGRLEPGKMFLVDMNEGRIIEDEEVKKAIVTKRPYQQWVDENLLPLASVPYTNNPTPVEKLDFLTRQRLFGYTIEDLKTIINPMGSDGAEAISSMGNDTPLAVLSDQPQLLYNYFKQLFAQVTNPPLDGIREEIITDISLAIGGDFNIFEIESKQCKKLKIQNPVVSNEDLDKIRNIDHPDFKSATISTLYKIEKGVNGLERALEKCVQATFKAVEEGCNIIILSDRGVSEELAPIPMLLACSYIHHSLNILQVRSKFGIIIESAEPREPHHFALLFGYGASAINPYMVNEIIHDQVEKGFITKVKADYAVVNYNKAIAKGIVKIMNKIGISTLHSYRAAQIFEILGLNKTFTSKYFPYTPSRIEGIGLMEVEKEVKKRFQKAFPNSKIANLLSLEIGGIYRWRRGGEKHMFNPTTISKLQQAVRLNSPESYKEYSNAVNEQSSNLMTIRGLFEFNNLDPISIDEVEPWTEIVKKFKTGAMSYGSISREAHENLAIAMNRIGGKSNSGEGGEDPKRFQKEINGDSRNSAIKQVASGRFGVSINYLTNAKEIQIKMAQGAKPGEGGQLPGEKVVPWIAETRNSTPYVGLISPPPHHDIYSIEDLSQLIYDLKNANREARINVKLVSEVGVGTIAAGVAKAKADVILISGYDGGTGAAPLTSLQHTGIPWELGLAEAQQTLILNDLRSRVVLECDGQLKTGRDVAIAALLGAEEFGFATAPLVASGCIMMRACHLNTCPVGIATQDPELRKNFKGTPEHVINFMYFIAEELREIMAQLGFRTLKEMVGQSQKLNVNKAIKHYKANGLDLSSILYKPEKAKTEPNHNTTTQDHQLENVLDFDIIKEAIPSIYRKEKTRVTFKIKNTDRSVGAILSNEISKIYGAQGLPDDTILVDFEGSAGQSFGAFATNGLSFKIHGNCNDYLGKGLSGGKLIVKVPPTATFKPEDNIIIGNVALYGAITGEAYINGMAGERFCVRNSGATAVVEGIGDHGCEYMTGGTVVVLGKTGRNFAAGMSGGVAYVYDPNKKFDSTVCNMEMVAFDPMEEEDLTKLRKLIKNHSLYTSSPLAKRILADWENQQQHFVKVMPTDYKKALQRIAEEKKIEELIAG